The sequence below is a genomic window from Brevibacillus laterosporus.
ACATTCCTACTCACGTCATGCCACTTTTTGCTATGACAGTAGGCTATCCGTTGCATGAATCTACTCAGAAACCACGTTTGCCACTTCACCACGTATATCATCAGGAGAAATATAATCAGGATACAAAGAGCTATCAACAGCAATTGCAGGAGTATAACGAGATTACCGCTAGTTACTATCAAGAACGTACACAAGGTGAGCGTACAGATACGTGGACAGGACAGATGGCCAATATGCTTTCTAAACCTACCCGTATGAATATGAAGGAATTTGTAGAGAAGCAGGGCTTGAATAAAAAGTAGGTTGAATATCTGATAGAAATTAAAGCGTGCAGAATCTCTCTTTTATGGGGGTATGCACGCTTGTTTATCAGGTTCTTTAGAATAGATAATAGTGTACCACCTCCCGATTTAATCAAAGGGGGAAGACATATGGATGCCCCAAAAAAAATACTGTCGAATAACCAACAAGAGTTGGAAATAAAAACCATTATCAATGAATTAACTGTAGCTTTCTATCGTTCATTTACCAATAAAGGGAATATAAAACCTAATGTTAATGGAATTTATCAACTCTTTATTCCAGAAGGGTTAATCATTAAAAATTGCGATTCAGCTCCTGAAATTTACAATCTTCAGCAATTTATCGAACCTCGTGAGAAGCTACTAAAGGAAGGTCTACTAGTGGACTTTGAGGAAAAGGAGTTATTTGATAAAACAGAAATTTTCGGCAATATCGCACATCGTTTCAGCCTGTATAAAAAGTCGGGAATCCTATCAGGTAGAGAATTTGAAGCACAAGGAATGAAAACCATACAATTTATTAAAACAACGGATGGATGGAAAATAAGCTCACTGGCTTGGGATGATGAGAGAGACGGCTTACTTATTCCAGACAAGTATCAATGCTATCCATATTTTTAACGATGCTCCTCGTTCTCTTTAGCCTATATTTTCCATGGCGTGTATGAAGCGGATGAACAAGCTGTTCAAAAAAGCGCAGAAGAGTATGTGCA
It includes:
- a CDS encoding DUF4440 domain-containing protein, whose amino-acid sequence is MEIKTIINELTVAFYRSFTNKGNIKPNVNGIYQLFIPEGLIIKNCDSAPEIYNLQQFIEPREKLLKEGLLVDFEEKELFDKTEIFGNIAHRFSLYKKSGILSGREFEAQGMKTIQFIKTTDGWKISSLAWDDERDGLLIPDKYQCYPYF